From the Lysobacter sp. FW306-1B-D06B genome, one window contains:
- the lpxD gene encoding UDP-3-O-(3-hydroxymyristoyl)glucosamine N-acyltransferase: MPSTTYTAQELAQRFDLRLHGDAATHVDGVGTLARAGASQVAFLANPKYRGQLPQSQAGIVVMREDDAAGYDRTALIARDPYAAFAKISALFEPRPVRDPGVHPSAAIDPSASVDPSAHVGPFVSIGARSRIEAGAIIGPGCVIGEDCVVGAGSELIARVTLVTRVRVGQRVTVHPGAVLGAAGFGLAMEAGRWLNVPQLGGVVVGDDCEIGANTCIDRGAIEDTVLEEDVRLDNLIQIGHNVVIGAHTAIAGCAAVAGSARIGRYCLIGGAAGVVGHLEICDKVIVTAMSLVTSSIREPGEYSSGTPLMDNRSWRKNAARFKQLDALARRIGGRGDD; the protein is encoded by the coding sequence ATGCCGTCCACCACGTACACCGCACAGGAGCTGGCGCAGCGTTTCGACCTGCGCCTGCACGGCGACGCCGCCACACACGTGGACGGCGTCGGCACGCTGGCCCGCGCCGGCGCGTCGCAGGTCGCCTTCCTCGCCAATCCGAAGTATCGCGGCCAGCTCCCGCAGAGCCAGGCGGGCATCGTCGTCATGCGCGAGGACGATGCGGCCGGGTACGACCGCACCGCGCTCATCGCGCGTGACCCGTACGCGGCTTTCGCGAAGATCTCCGCACTGTTCGAGCCGCGCCCCGTGCGCGATCCGGGCGTGCATCCCTCCGCAGCGATCGACCCGAGCGCCAGCGTCGATCCGTCCGCGCACGTCGGCCCGTTCGTCAGCATCGGCGCGCGCAGCCGCATCGAGGCCGGCGCCATCATCGGCCCCGGTTGCGTGATCGGCGAGGACTGCGTCGTCGGCGCCGGCAGCGAACTCATCGCCCGCGTCACGCTGGTCACGCGCGTGCGCGTGGGCCAGCGCGTGACGGTGCATCCAGGCGCCGTGCTCGGCGCGGCCGGCTTCGGCCTGGCGATGGAAGCCGGACGCTGGCTCAACGTGCCGCAGCTGGGTGGCGTGGTCGTCGGCGACGACTGCGAGATCGGCGCCAACACCTGCATCGACCGCGGCGCGATCGAGGACACCGTGCTCGAGGAAGACGTGCGCCTGGATAACCTGATCCAGATCGGCCACAACGTCGTCATCGGTGCCCACACCGCCATCGCCGGTTGTGCCGCGGTGGCCGGCAGCGCGCGCATCGGGCGCTACTGCCTGATCGGCGGCGCGGCGGGCGTGGTGGGCCATCTGGAAATCTGCGACAAGGTCATCGTCACGGCGATGAGCCTGGTCACCAGTTCGATCCGCGAACCGGGCGAGTACTCCTCCGGCACGCCGCTGATGGACAACCGCAGCTGGCGCAAGAACGCCGCCCGCTTCAAGCAGCTCGATGCCCTCGCCCGCCGCATCGGCGGCCGCGGCGACGACTGA
- the dnaE gene encoding DNA polymerase III subunit alpha: MSAVPFVHLHLHSEYSLADSTIRIGELVKRCVALAQPAVALTDVDNLFAAVKFYKAAEGAGLKPIIGADIGLADGNEATSRMTLLCRDRNGYLTLSRLLTRAWMEGHRTDGVALRPEWLREDNAGLFALAGRHSLAGRLATSNRHELAEAWLMDWRSVFGERLHLELTRTGREGEEAFNTFALHASAARSLPIIASNDVRFLDAEGFDAHEARVCIASGRVLDDPKRPKDYSAEQYLKSSQEMQALFHDVPDAIDNAFSLAMRCNVEMKLGEYALPAFPVPSEHTIESWLRNSAREGLEKRLEKNPLAPDKSREDYDARLEVELDVIIKMGFPGYFLIVADFINWAKDHDIPVGPGRGSGAGSLVAWALGITDLDPLPYDLLFERFLNPERVSMPDFDIDFCMDRRDEVIDYVARKYGRDRVSQIITYGTMAAKAVVRDTGRVLGHPYGFVDGIAKLIPNTLGISLDDAMGESEAAKQDNTLASSDLIQRYHSEEDVRDLMDLARSLEDLTRNAGKHAGGVVIAPSPLSDFCPLFAEHDGEGRGRNPVTQFDKDDVEAVGLVKFDFLGLRTLTIIDWAVKAINKRLANTAVEPGPAMAYTFKDVATPQFDIAALPLDDKLSYELFARGDTVAVFQFESRGMRELLKRARPDTFEDIIALAALFRPGPLGSGMDREWVDRKHGNTEVTYPHESLEPVLAPTYGVIVYQEQVMQIAQVLAGYTLGGADMLRRAMGKKKPEEMAKERAKFETGCKERGIEPRVSSPIFDLMEKFAEYGFNKSHSAAYALVAYQTAWLKVHYPAEFMAAVLSSDMDNTDKVTAFLDECRVMGLTVLPPDVDASAYMFEAKDATTIRYGLGAVKGVGRGACEAIVEARRAGPFDALLDFCKRVDSGKLNRRALEALTHAGALDKLGKNRASLMLQLPEVLKATDQLAKEREAGQVSLFGGSEASTPALHLDLPETDEWPLTQILHGERETLGHYLSGHPFDPYRDEVRGLIGNDLSALEKIWENRPEQRGWRQEVETVVAGLVVGLRKKGDSQMFVQIEDGRGRLECAFFSETYTEFASLLVRDRLLVIQGGLREDSFSGGFALRAARAWSFEQICEKHAQRLSLRLDLREAGTMQRVDALLSSFRPGSTPIRMDLLVRRGAAGSLDLNGTQSIRIDAELPSRLRATPGVRAVKLALSKPWAN, translated from the coding sequence ATGTCCGCAGTCCCTTTCGTCCATCTCCATCTCCACAGCGAGTACTCGCTCGCCGACTCGACGATCCGCATCGGCGAGCTGGTGAAGCGCTGCGTCGCGTTGGCGCAGCCGGCGGTCGCGCTGACCGACGTCGACAACCTCTTCGCCGCGGTCAAGTTCTACAAGGCTGCCGAAGGCGCGGGGCTGAAGCCGATCATCGGCGCCGACATCGGCCTGGCCGATGGCAACGAAGCCACGTCGCGCATGACGCTGCTGTGCCGCGACCGCAACGGCTATCTCACCCTCTCGCGCCTGCTCACGCGCGCCTGGATGGAAGGCCACCGCACCGACGGCGTCGCGCTGCGCCCGGAATGGCTGCGCGAGGACAACGCCGGCCTGTTCGCGCTGGCCGGCCGCCACAGCCTCGCCGGGCGCCTTGCCACCAGCAATCGCCACGAACTCGCCGAAGCCTGGCTGATGGACTGGCGCAGCGTGTTCGGCGAACGCCTGCACCTTGAACTCACGCGCACCGGCCGCGAGGGCGAGGAGGCGTTCAACACCTTCGCGCTGCACGCCTCGGCCGCGCGCTCGCTGCCGATCATCGCCAGCAACGACGTGCGCTTCCTCGACGCCGAAGGCTTCGACGCGCACGAAGCGCGCGTGTGCATCGCCTCCGGCCGCGTGCTGGACGACCCCAAGCGCCCGAAGGACTACAGCGCCGAGCAGTACCTGAAGTCCTCGCAGGAGATGCAGGCGCTGTTCCACGATGTGCCCGACGCGATCGACAACGCGTTCTCGCTGGCGATGCGCTGCAACGTCGAGATGAAGCTCGGCGAGTACGCGCTGCCGGCGTTCCCGGTGCCCAGCGAGCACACCATCGAGAGCTGGCTGCGCAACAGCGCGCGCGAGGGCCTCGAGAAGCGACTGGAGAAGAACCCGCTCGCCCCCGACAAGTCGCGCGAGGACTATGACGCGCGCCTGGAAGTCGAGCTGGACGTCATCATCAAGATGGGCTTCCCCGGCTACTTCCTGATCGTGGCGGACTTCATCAACTGGGCGAAGGACCACGATATCCCGGTCGGCCCGGGCCGCGGTTCGGGTGCCGGTTCGCTGGTGGCGTGGGCGCTGGGCATCACCGATCTGGACCCGCTGCCGTACGACCTGCTGTTCGAGCGATTCCTCAATCCCGAACGCGTGTCGATGCCCGACTTCGACATCGACTTCTGCATGGACCGTCGCGACGAGGTCATCGACTACGTCGCGCGCAAGTACGGCCGCGACCGCGTCTCGCAGATCATCACCTACGGCACCATGGCCGCGAAGGCCGTGGTGCGCGACACCGGGCGCGTGCTCGGCCATCCGTACGGCTTCGTCGACGGCATCGCCAAGCTCATCCCGAACACGCTGGGCATCAGCCTCGACGACGCGATGGGCGAGTCGGAAGCGGCCAAGCAGGACAACACGCTCGCGTCCTCCGACCTCATCCAGCGCTACCACAGCGAGGAAGACGTCCGCGACCTGATGGACCTGGCGCGCAGCCTGGAAGACCTCACCCGCAACGCCGGCAAGCACGCCGGCGGCGTGGTGATCGCGCCGAGCCCGCTGTCGGACTTCTGCCCGCTGTTCGCCGAACACGACGGCGAAGGCCGCGGCCGCAACCCGGTCACGCAGTTCGACAAGGACGACGTCGAAGCCGTCGGCCTGGTGAAGTTCGACTTCCTCGGCCTGCGCACGCTGACGATCATCGATTGGGCGGTGAAGGCGATCAACAAGCGCCTGGCGAACACGGCCGTCGAACCCGGCCCGGCGATGGCCTACACGTTCAAGGACGTCGCCACGCCGCAGTTCGACATCGCCGCGCTGCCGCTGGACGACAAGCTCAGTTACGAGCTGTTCGCGCGCGGCGACACGGTCGCGGTGTTCCAGTTCGAATCGCGCGGCATGCGCGAGCTGCTCAAGCGCGCCCGGCCCGATACGTTCGAAGACATCATCGCGCTGGCCGCGCTGTTCCGTCCCGGCCCGCTGGGCTCGGGGATGGACCGCGAATGGGTCGATCGCAAGCACGGCAACACCGAAGTCACCTACCCGCACGAATCGCTGGAACCGGTGCTGGCGCCGACCTACGGCGTCATCGTGTACCAGGAACAGGTGATGCAGATCGCCCAGGTGCTGGCGGGCTACACGCTCGGCGGCGCCGACATGCTGCGTCGCGCGATGGGCAAGAAGAAGCCCGAGGAGATGGCGAAGGAACGCGCCAAGTTCGAGACCGGCTGCAAGGAGCGCGGCATCGAACCCAGGGTCTCCAGCCCGATCTTCGACCTGATGGAGAAGTTCGCCGAGTACGGCTTCAACAAGTCGCACTCGGCCGCCTACGCATTGGTGGCGTACCAGACGGCGTGGCTGAAGGTGCACTACCCGGCCGAGTTCATGGCCGCGGTGCTGTCCTCCGACATGGACAACACCGACAAGGTCACCGCGTTCCTCGACGAATGCCGCGTGATGGGCCTGACCGTGCTGCCGCCGGACGTGGATGCCTCGGCGTACATGTTCGAAGCCAAGGACGCCACCACGATCCGCTACGGCCTGGGCGCGGTGAAGGGCGTCGGTCGCGGCGCCTGCGAGGCGATCGTGGAAGCGCGCCGCGCCGGTCCGTTCGATGCGCTGCTGGATTTCTGCAAGCGCGTGGACAGCGGCAAGCTCAACCGCCGCGCGCTGGAAGCGCTGACGCATGCGGGCGCGCTCGACAAGCTCGGCAAGAACCGCGCAAGTCTGATGCTGCAGCTGCCGGAAGTGCTCAAGGCCACCGACCAGCTGGCGAAGGAGCGCGAGGCCGGTCAGGTGTCGCTGTTCGGCGGCTCCGAAGCCTCCACGCCCGCGCTGCATCTGGACCTGCCGGAAACCGACGAGTGGCCGCTCACGCAGATCCTGCACGGCGAGCGCGAAACGCTGGGGCATTACCTCAGCGGCCACCCGTTCGATCCGTATCGCGATGAAGTGCGCGGGTTGATCGGCAACGACCTCAGTGCGCTGGAGAAGATCTGGGAGAACCGCCCCGAACAGCGCGGCTGGCGTCAGGAAGTGGAGACGGTGGTCGCCGGCCTCGTCGTCGGCCTGCGCAAGAAGGGCGACAGCCAGATGTTCGTGCAGATCGAGGACGGTCGCGGCCGCCTGGAATGCGCGTTCTTCTCCGAGACCTACACCGAATTCGCATCGCTGCTGGTGCGCGACCGCCTGCTGGTGATCCAGGGCGGACTGCGCGAGGACAGCTTCAGCGGCGGCTTCGCGCTGCGCGCCGCGCGTGCGTGGAGTTTCGAGCAGATCTGCGAGAAGCACGCGCAGCGCCTCTCGCTGCGACTGGACCTGCGCGAGGCGGGCACGATGCAGCGCGTGGATGCGCTGCTGTCCTCCTTCCGCCCCGGTTCCACGCCGATCCGCATGGATCTGCTGGTGCGCCGCGGCGCGGCCGGTTCGCTGGACCTCAACGGTACGCAATCGATCCGCATCGACGCGGAACTGCCTTCGCGCCTGCGCGCGACGCCGGGCGTGCGTGCGGTGAAGCTGGCGCTGTCGAAGCCCTGGGCGAATTGA
- a CDS encoding tetratricopeptide repeat protein: MDPHQMAGQGGPNGERYRFDDIVVDAAAHTLTRAGTEQTVEPKAFSVLLILLRRAGELVGRDDLLDQVWGHRHVTPGVLTRVIAQLRHALADDSQHPRYIQTQHALGYRFIGDLRGDAEAPPPAVVPAETRDEVVVRHSVPAEMAVAANEAEAPLLAPEPFAPPVPAAASGLATRRKVSGQRRWWLAAAALLAIAAGGYWFGQHQRAAAAPAAASVAVLPFTSLGEAKGNDYFAEGLGVEMIDALAGVPGLTVVAAPRPADRAVPDVKRLGTQLDVATVLDASVRREGQRVRVSARLSDTRTGFTLWAHSYDRETGDVFALQSDIANEVVQALVGVLPSADIDAARRTLARRLTPTRSVAAYDAYLKGQQRMRDREGGDVQSADSAINFYRGALAIDPRFARAQAGICQAEIARFESARDTAAFVRAQSACEQASQMDPSLLDVSLALGDLHRAQGNAKVATTHYHRALSDPALRTQAYLGLANVASAQGQNAEAMAFYERARELAPRDARVARERGYHLYISGDVEGAIASYREAIQYQPDDASLWSSLGGLYAVSGDPERASEAYESSLQIKPNYAALSNLGSLKFDQGAYAQAAALYRHAAELDPSDFRLWGNLGDALTAAGGAGVQQAREPYERAATLARRYLELKPDDAQGFAQVAWYYANLGRADEARAMQAKAEALGTERGEVALWGAQTMARLGDEASARKHVDLARTQGIPAQRIQSVPLLRPLLAHTDEVDRETGTAQ; the protein is encoded by the coding sequence ATGGATCCGCACCAGATGGCAGGCCAGGGCGGGCCGAACGGCGAACGGTACCGATTCGACGACATCGTCGTCGATGCGGCCGCGCACACTTTGACGCGCGCGGGAACCGAGCAGACGGTCGAACCCAAGGCTTTCTCGGTGCTCCTGATCCTGCTGCGGCGGGCGGGGGAGCTGGTCGGGCGCGATGACCTGCTCGACCAGGTCTGGGGCCACCGGCATGTGACGCCGGGCGTGTTGACCCGGGTCATCGCCCAGTTGCGCCATGCGCTGGCCGACGACTCCCAGCATCCGCGCTACATCCAGACCCAGCACGCCCTGGGCTACCGGTTCATCGGCGATCTTCGCGGCGACGCCGAGGCCCCGCCGCCCGCCGTCGTACCGGCCGAAACCCGCGACGAGGTGGTCGTGCGCCATTCGGTGCCGGCGGAGATGGCCGTCGCCGCCAACGAAGCCGAGGCCCCGCTGCTCGCCCCCGAACCCTTCGCGCCGCCGGTGCCCGCCGCCGCGTCGGGCTTGGCCACGCGCCGCAAGGTGTCGGGCCAGCGGCGCTGGTGGCTGGCCGCCGCCGCGCTGCTGGCGATCGCCGCGGGCGGGTACTGGTTCGGCCAGCACCAGCGCGCGGCCGCCGCACCCGCGGCCGCTTCGGTGGCCGTGCTGCCGTTCACCAGCCTGGGCGAGGCCAAGGGCAACGACTACTTCGCCGAAGGCCTGGGCGTGGAGATGATCGATGCGCTGGCCGGCGTGCCCGGGCTGACCGTGGTGGCCGCCCCGCGACCGGCCGACCGCGCGGTGCCGGACGTGAAGCGCCTGGGCACGCAGCTGGACGTGGCGACCGTGCTCGACGCCAGCGTGCGCCGCGAGGGCCAGCGGGTGCGCGTGAGCGCGCGGTTGTCCGATACGCGCACGGGTTTCACGTTGTGGGCCCATAGTTACGATCGGGAAACCGGCGACGTGTTTGCCCTGCAGAGCGACATCGCCAACGAAGTGGTGCAGGCCCTGGTCGGCGTGCTGCCGTCGGCCGACATCGACGCCGCGCGCCGGACCTTGGCACGGCGTTTGACGCCGACCCGCAGCGTCGCCGCCTACGACGCCTACCTCAAGGGCCAGCAGCGCATGCGCGACCGCGAAGGCGGCGACGTCCAGAGCGCCGACAGTGCGATCAACTTCTACCGCGGCGCGCTGGCGATCGACCCGCGCTTCGCGCGCGCGCAGGCGGGCATCTGCCAGGCGGAGATCGCACGCTTCGAAAGCGCGCGCGACACCGCGGCCTTCGTGCGCGCGCAATCGGCGTGCGAACAGGCATCGCAGATGGACCCCTCGTTGCTGGACGTCAGCCTGGCGCTGGGCGATCTGCATCGCGCGCAGGGCAACGCGAAGGTCGCAACGACGCACTACCACCGCGCGCTGTCCGATCCGGCCCTGCGCACACAGGCGTACCTGGGCCTGGCGAACGTCGCCAGCGCGCAGGGACAGAACGCCGAAGCCATGGCGTTTTACGAACGCGCGCGCGAACTGGCGCCGCGCGATGCGCGCGTGGCGCGCGAGCGCGGCTATCACCTGTACATCAGCGGCGACGTCGAAGGCGCCATCGCTTCGTATCGCGAAGCCATCCAGTACCAGCCCGACGACGCCAGCCTGTGGTCGAGCCTGGGCGGTCTGTATGCGGTCAGCGGCGATCCCGAGCGCGCCAGCGAGGCGTACGAAAGCTCGTTGCAGATCAAGCCCAACTACGCGGCGTTGAGCAACCTGGGCTCATTGAAGTTCGACCAGGGCGCGTACGCGCAGGCCGCCGCGCTGTACCGGCACGCCGCCGAGCTCGATCCCAGCGACTTCCGGCTGTGGGGCAACCTCGGCGACGCGCTGACGGCCGCCGGCGGCGCCGGCGTGCAGCAGGCGCGGGAACCTTACGAACGCGCGGCCACGCTCGCGCGGCGCTACCTGGAACTCAAACCCGACGACGCGCAGGGCTTCGCCCAGGTCGCGTGGTACTACGCCAATCTCGGCCGTGCCGACGAGGCGCGCGCGATGCAGGCCAAGGCCGAGGCGCTCGGCACCGAGCGCGGCGAAGTCGCCCTGTGGGGCGCGCAGACGATGGCGCGCTTGGGCGATGAGGCGTCCGCACGCAAGCACGTCGATCTCGCCCGCACGCAGGGCATTCCCGCGCAGCGCATCCAGTCCGTGCCTTTGCTGCGGCCTCTGCTCGCGCACACCGACGAAGTCGATCGCGAAACCGGCACGGCGCAGTAG
- the lpxB gene encoding lipid-A-disaccharide synthase, translating to MSPYESPAPVHRPKRIALCAGEASGDLLGAGLIAELRVRFPDAEFAGIGGDQMRAAGFDSWYDASELAVMGLSEVLRHLPRLLRLRRAFRQRLLAWQPDVFIGIDAPDFNLGVERWARDRGLRTVHYVSPSVWAWREKRAEKIGRSADRVLCLFPMEPAIYARHGVDARFVGHPLADEMPLEPDRDAARRQLGLDLHRPLLALLPGSRVGEIERLGADFLSAASQLLAHDPMLQVVVPMANDHARQAFQRVLATHPDSIALSATLRILNGQARTLMIASDAILLASGTATLEAMLAKRPMVVAYKVAPLTYSLVKGLGLLKVTQYSLPNVLAGEAVVPELMQYDCTPDNLASAVATFLHDPAAAEALAPKFRELHLQLRQDASARAADAVAELIQARHVA from the coding sequence TTGAGCCCCTACGAATCCCCCGCTCCCGTCCATCGTCCCAAGCGCATCGCCCTGTGTGCGGGCGAAGCCTCCGGCGACCTGCTGGGTGCAGGCTTGATCGCGGAGCTGCGCGTGCGATTCCCCGATGCGGAATTCGCCGGCATCGGCGGCGATCAGATGCGCGCGGCCGGTTTCGACAGTTGGTACGACGCGTCCGAACTGGCGGTGATGGGCCTGTCCGAAGTGCTGCGCCACCTGCCGCGCCTGCTGCGCCTGCGCCGCGCGTTCCGTCAACGCCTCCTCGCGTGGCAACCGGATGTGTTCATCGGCATCGACGCACCCGACTTCAACCTCGGCGTCGAACGCTGGGCGCGCGACCGCGGCCTGCGCACCGTGCATTACGTGAGCCCGTCGGTATGGGCCTGGCGTGAGAAGCGTGCCGAGAAGATCGGTCGCAGCGCCGATCGCGTGCTGTGTCTGTTCCCGATGGAACCGGCGATCTACGCGCGCCACGGCGTGGACGCGCGTTTCGTCGGCCATCCGCTCGCCGACGAGATGCCGCTGGAACCCGACCGCGACGCGGCGCGACGCCAGCTCGGCCTGGACCTGCACCGTCCACTGCTCGCACTGCTGCCCGGCTCGCGCGTGGGCGAAATCGAGCGACTGGGGGCGGACTTCCTCTCCGCCGCGTCGCAACTGCTCGCGCACGATCCGATGCTGCAGGTGGTCGTGCCGATGGCAAACGACCATGCGCGCCAGGCGTTCCAGCGCGTGCTCGCCACGCACCCGGACAGCATCGCGCTGAGTGCCACGCTGCGCATCCTCAACGGGCAGGCGCGCACGCTGATGATCGCCAGCGATGCGATCCTGCTCGCTTCCGGCACCGCGACGCTGGAAGCGATGCTGGCCAAGCGGCCGATGGTGGTCGCCTACAAGGTCGCGCCGCTGACCTATTCGCTGGTGAAGGGCCTGGGCCTGCTCAAGGTCACGCAGTATTCGCTGCCGAACGTGCTCGCCGGCGAGGCCGTCGTGCCCGAACTGATGCAATACGACTGCACGCCCGACAACCTCGCCTCCGCGGTCGCGACGTTCCTGCACGATCCGGCCGCCGCAGAAGCGCTGGCGCCGAAATTCCGCGAACTCCACCTGCAACTGCGCCAGGACGCCTCCGCGCGCGCAGCCGACGCCGTGGCCGAACTCATCCAGGCGCGCCATGTCGCATGA
- the fabZ gene encoding 3-hydroxyacyl-ACP dehydratase FabZ → MSLNVQLPLDVTAIQKLLPHRYPFMLVDRVVELEPHKRVLAYKNVTCNEPFFQGHFPGHPVMPGVLVVEALAQAGGVLTQLSNQNTADGRLFYLVKIDNAKFSKMVVPGDRLDLEVSIKRVIRNVAIYTGVASVNGEQVACAEIVCAEAKG, encoded by the coding sequence ATGAGCCTCAACGTGCAACTCCCGCTCGACGTCACCGCCATCCAGAAGCTGCTGCCGCACCGCTATCCGTTCATGCTGGTGGACCGCGTGGTCGAGCTCGAACCGCACAAGCGTGTGCTGGCCTACAAGAACGTCACCTGCAACGAACCCTTCTTCCAGGGCCATTTCCCCGGCCATCCGGTGATGCCGGGCGTGCTGGTGGTGGAGGCGCTGGCGCAGGCCGGCGGCGTGCTGACCCAGCTGTCGAACCAGAACACCGCCGACGGCCGCCTGTTCTACCTGGTGAAGATCGACAACGCCAAGTTCTCCAAGATGGTGGTGCCCGGCGATCGCCTGGATCTGGAAGTCTCCATCAAGCGCGTGATCCGCAACGTCGCCATCTACACCGGCGTGGCCAGCGTCAACGGCGAGCAGGTCGCTTGCGCCGAGATCGTCTGCGCCGAAGCCAAGGGCTGA
- the lpxA gene encoding acyl-ACP--UDP-N-acetylglucosamine O-acyltransferase, giving the protein MTARIHPSAIVEPGARLGEGVQVGAFCYIGDEVEIGDGCVFGPHCSVQGPTRIGRENRFIGHCAIGGEPQDKKYHGERVELEIGDRNLFREFTTINRGTGTGGGITRIGHDNWFLAYTHVAHDCMIGNHCVFSNNATLAGHVTIGDHVILSGFAGVHQFCRIGAHAFIGMGALVNGDVPPFLMIAQDGYGRPRGINSEGLKRRGFDAERIGAIKRAYRALYMSGGSLEDARAKLAELAAGSEDARMFLEFIDAGEKPLLR; this is encoded by the coding sequence ATGACCGCGCGCATCCATCCCAGCGCCATCGTCGAACCGGGTGCCCGCCTGGGCGAAGGTGTGCAGGTAGGCGCGTTCTGCTACATCGGCGACGAAGTCGAGATCGGCGATGGCTGTGTGTTCGGGCCGCACTGCAGCGTGCAGGGCCCCACGCGCATCGGCCGCGAGAACCGCTTCATCGGCCACTGCGCCATCGGCGGTGAACCGCAGGACAAGAAGTACCACGGCGAGCGCGTCGAGCTGGAAATCGGCGACCGCAACCTGTTCCGCGAATTCACCACGATCAACCGCGGCACCGGCACTGGCGGCGGCATCACGCGCATCGGCCACGACAACTGGTTCCTGGCCTACACGCATGTCGCGCACGACTGCATGATCGGCAACCATTGCGTGTTCTCCAACAACGCGACGCTGGCCGGGCACGTCACCATCGGCGATCACGTGATCCTCAGCGGCTTCGCCGGAGTGCACCAGTTCTGCCGCATCGGTGCGCATGCCTTCATCGGCATGGGCGCGCTGGTCAACGGCGACGTTCCGCCGTTCCTGATGATCGCGCAGGACGGTTACGGCCGCCCGCGCGGCATCAACAGCGAAGGCCTCAAGCGCCGCGGTTTCGATGCCGAGCGCATCGGCGCAATCAAACGCGCATACCGCGCGCTGTACATGTCCGGCGGATCGCTCGAAGACGCTCGCGCCAAGCTGGCCGAACTGGCCGCCGGCAGCGAGGATGCGCGCATGTTCCTGGAGTTCATCGACGCGGGCGAGAAGCCGCTGCTGCGCTGA
- a CDS encoding YkvA family protein gives MNALFSTVNPLPAILLKPFDGPSRRRCINGFQLSAGDVDRFNRLLARIGGHALETDQLASAGRELSRPGHPGSAPPCIRQRLRWIAAVEQLRDDRHFEPANDGVAATAAAIVDYARSRDDLIPDWMPQVGRLDDAIVVETAWPRLAAEVDDYLDFCRVRSEEARQRGRNLAGFVFTRGDWEQVRYEQAVLDQYERQIRESSFLPASTPMFRVH, from the coding sequence ATGAACGCCCTTTTCTCCACCGTGAACCCGCTGCCCGCCATCCTGCTGAAGCCGTTCGATGGTCCGAGCCGGCGTCGTTGCATCAATGGATTCCAGCTCAGCGCCGGCGATGTCGACCGCTTCAACCGCCTGCTGGCCCGTATCGGCGGCCATGCGCTGGAGACCGACCAGCTCGCGTCCGCCGGCCGTGAACTGTCCCGCCCGGGACATCCCGGTTCCGCCCCGCCGTGCATCCGCCAGCGCCTGCGCTGGATCGCCGCCGTCGAGCAGCTGCGCGACGACCGCCATTTCGAGCCGGCCAACGATGGGGTCGCGGCCACCGCCGCCGCCATCGTCGACTACGCCCGCAGCCGTGACGACCTGATCCCGGACTGGATGCCACAGGTCGGGCGCCTGGACGACGCGATCGTGGTCGAGACGGCATGGCCGCGACTGGCGGCCGAGGTCGACGACTACCTCGACTTCTGCCGGGTGCGCAGCGAGGAAGCCCGTCAGCGCGGCCGCAACCTGGCCGGATTCGTCTTCACCCGCGGCGACTGGGAACAAGTCCGTTACGAACAGGCGGTGCTGGACCAGTACGAGCGTCAGATCCGCGAGAGCAGCTTCCTGCCTGCATCGACCCCGATGTTCCGGGTCCACTGA
- a CDS encoding ribonuclease HII — protein MPLDLGARRDGAPLRVAGVDEAGRGPLAGPVVVAAVVFAPGRTPINGLDDSKQLTAQRREMLYERIVERAVAWHIEFVAVEEIDRINIYHATMSGMSRALTCLHHTVDVARIDGNALPRNLPCVGEAWIGGDARDRSIMAASILAKVARDRYMQGLHERFPHYGFDQHKGYSTPAHLSALVKHGPCPEHRRSFAPVQAALRGERSLETPGDLLAATS, from the coding sequence ATGCCGCTGGACCTGGGCGCGCGTCGCGACGGCGCACCGCTGCGCGTGGCCGGCGTGGACGAAGCCGGACGCGGTCCGCTCGCCGGGCCGGTGGTGGTGGCGGCGGTGGTGTTCGCGCCGGGCCGCACGCCGATCAACGGGCTCGACGATTCCAAGCAGCTCACCGCGCAGCGACGCGAGATGCTCTACGAGCGCATCGTCGAACGTGCGGTGGCGTGGCACATCGAGTTCGTAGCGGTCGAGGAGATCGACCGCATCAACATCTACCACGCGACGATGAGCGGCATGAGCCGCGCGCTGACCTGCCTGCACCACACGGTCGACGTGGCGCGCATCGACGGCAACGCACTGCCGCGCAACCTGCCCTGCGTGGGTGAAGCCTGGATCGGCGGCGACGCGCGCGATCGTTCGATCATGGCCGCCTCCATCCTCGCCAAGGTCGCGCGCGACCGCTACATGCAGGGGCTGCACGAACGCTTCCCGCACTACGGCTTCGACCAGCACAAGGGTTACAGCACGCCGGCGCACCTGTCGGCACTGGTGAAGCACGGGCCGTGCCCGGAGCACCGGCGCAGTTTCGCGCCGGTGCAGGCTGCGCTTCGTGGCGAACGCTCGCTGGAAACGCCGGGCGACCTGCTCGCCGCTACTTCTTGA